The Pseudomonas cucumis sequence CGGGCCGACGTGGTGACCCTGGCCCTGGCCGGTGACATCGACGAAATCGCCAAGCTGGGCAAGAGCCTGCCGGTCGATTGGCAGAAGCGTCTTCCGGAGGCGAGCACGCCTTACACCTCGACCATCGTGTTCCTGGTGCGCAAGGGCAACCCGAAAGGTATCAAGGACTGGGGCGACCTGACCAAAAACGGCGTGGAGGTCATCACCCCGAACCCGAAAACCTCCGGCGGCGCACGCTGGAATTTCCTCGCGGCCTGGGCCTATGGCCTGAAAGCCAACGGCGGTAACGAAGCCAAGGCCAAAGAGTACGTGCAGACCCTGTTCAAACACGTGCCTGTGCTGGACACCGGCGCTCGTGGCTCGACCATCACCTTCGTCAACAACGGTCAGGGCGACGTGTTGCTGGCTTGGGAAAACGAGGCCTTCCTGGCCTTGAAAGAAGACGGCGGCGCCGACAAGTTCGACATCGTCGTGCCTTCGCTGTCGATCCTGGCCGAACCACCGGTGGCCGTGGTCGACAAGAACGCCGAGAAAAAGGGCAACACCGAAATCGCCGAAGCGTACCTCAAACACCTGTACAGCCCGGCCGGCCAGGAAATCGCAGCGAAAAACTTCTATCGTCCACGTGACAAGGACGTAGCCGCCAAGTACGCCAAGCAGTTCCCGACACTGGAACTGGTGACCATCGACAAGGACTTCGGTGGCTGGAAAACCGCGCAACCGAAATTCTTCAATGACGGTGGCGTGTTCGACCAGATTTATCAGGCGCAGTAACCTGAAATAGATCAGCCAACGGGCCCCGATCTTACTGTCGGGGCTTAGCGCGTTTTCAACCAAGGACTTTTATGTCGCGTCGTATCTCCCCCGTCATACCCGGCTTCGGGCTGACGCTGGGCTACACCTTGGTGTACCTCAGCCTGATTGTGCTCATTCCGCTGGCGGCGATGTTCGTGCATGCCGCTCAACTGACCTGGGACCAGTTCTGGGCCATCATCTCGGCGCCACGGGTGCTGGCGGCGTTGAAGCTGAGCTTCGGCACCGCGCTCTATGCCGCGATCATCAACGGCATCATCGGCACACTCCTGGCCTGGGTGCTGGTGCGCTACACCTTCCCGGGACGCAAAGTCATCGACGCGATGATCGACCTGCCCTTCGCTTTGCCCACTGCGGTGGCCGGTATTGCACTGACCGCGCTGTACGCCCCCACCGGCCTGGTGGGTCAGTTCGCGGCGGACCTGGGTTTCAAGATCGCCTACACCCCCCTCGGCATCACCTTGGCGCTGACTTTTGTAACACTTCCATTCGTAGTACGTACGGTACAGCCTGTACTGGCCGATATCCCGCGTGAGGTGGAAGAGGCGGCGGCTTGCCTCGGGGCGAAACCATTGCAGGTTTTCCGCCATATTTTGGTGCCGGCGCTGTTGCCAGCCTGGCTGACCGGTTTTGCTCTGGCCTTTGCCCGTGGGGTCGGCGAGTACGGTTCGGTGATTTTTATCGCCGGCAACATGCCGATGAAAACCGAAATTCTGCCGCTGCTGATCATGGTCAAACTCGACCAGTACGATTACACCGGCGCCACCTCCATTGGTGTACTGATGCTGGTGGTTTCCTTTGTCCTGTTGCTGCTGATCAACTTGCTGCAGCGGCGCATTGAAACCCCATAAGGAGGCGCGAACATGTCCCAATCGTCTATTGCAGCGGCCTCCTCGAACGCCGCCCGCCGTGGCAGCGCCACGTCGCGGCGAGTCTTGATCGGTCTCGGCTGGCTGATCTTCGCGCTGTTTTTGTTATTGCCGTTGTTCATCGTGGTGTCCCAAGGCCTGAAGTTGGGCCTGGGTGCGTTCTTCACGGCGATCTTCGAGCCGGACGCCTTGTCGGCGTTGAAACTCACCGTGATCGCGGTGCTGATTTCGGTGCCACTGAACCTGGTGTTCGGTGTCAGCGCGGCGTGGTGCGTGAGTAAATACTCGTTCCGCGGCAAGAGCATGCTGGTGACCCTGATCGACCTGCCGTTCTCGGTGTCGCCGGTGATCGCAGGTCTGGTCTACGTGTTGATGTTCGGCGCCCAGGGCATCTTTGGCCCGTGGTTGCAGGATCACGACATCCAGATCGTGTTTGCCTTGCCAGGCATCGTGCTGGCGACGATTTTCGTCACTGTGCCGTTCGTGGCCCGTGAATTGATCCCGCTGATGCAGGAACAAGGCACCCAGGAAGAAGAGGCAGCGCGCCTGCTCGGGGCCAATGGCTGGCAGATGTTCTGGCACATCACCGTTCCCAATATCAAATGGGGCCTGATCTATGGCGTGGTGCTGTGTACGGCCCGGGCCATGGGTGAGTTCGGTGCGGTGTCGGTGGTTTCCGGGCACATTCGCGGGGTGACCAACACCCTGCCGCTGCACGTCGAGATCCTCTACAACGAATACAACCACGTGGCCGCGTTCGCCGTGGCGAGCCTGTTGCTGATCCTGGCGCTCTTGATCCTGCTGCTCAAGCAGTGGAGCGAAAACCGTATTAACCGCCTGCGTGCCAGCGCCGCGGAGGAATAAGTCATGTCGATCGAAGTGCGTAACGTCAGCAAGAACTTCCACGCGTTCAAGGCGCTGGACAACATCAGCCTGGACATTCAAAGCGGCGAGCTGGTGGCGCTGCTGGGGCCGTCCGGCTGCGGCAAGACCACCTTGCTGCGAATCATCGCCGGTCTGGAAACCCCGGATCAGGGCAACATCGTGTTCCATGGTGAAGACGTTTCCGGCCACGATGTGCGTGATCGCAATGTCGGTTTCGTGTTCCAGCACTACGCCTTGTTCCGGCACATGTCGGTGTTCGATAACGTTGCTTTCGGCCTGCGCATGAAGCCGAAAAACCAGCGCCCGAACGAAAGCCAGATCGCAGAGAAAGTCCACGAACTGCTGAACATGGTGCAACTGGATTGGTTGGCCGATCGCTACCCGGAACAACTCTCCGGCGGCCAGCGTCAGCGCATCGCGTTGGCCCGCGCCTTGGCGGTGGAGCCCAAAGTGCTGCTGCTCGACGAGCCTTTCGGCGCCCTCGACGCCAAGGTCCGTAAAGAGCTGCGTCGTTGGCTCGCGCGGCTGCACGAAGACATCAACCTGACCTCGGTATTCGTGACCCACGACCAGGAAGAGGCGATGGAAGTCGCCGACCGGATCGTGGTGATGAACAAGGGCGTGATCGAGCAGATCGGCTCACCGGGCGACGTCTATGAAAACCCGGCCAGCGATTTCGTCTATCACTTCCTTGGAGACTCGAACCGTCTGCATTTGGGCGAAGACCGACACGTGCTGTTCCGTCCCCATGAAGTGTCGCTGTCGCGGCATGAACTGGAAGACCACCACGCGGCGCAAGTGCGGGATATTCGTCCGCTGGGCGCCACCACGCGGGTGACGCTGAAGGTTGAAGGCCAGAGCGAGCTGATCGAAGCCGAAGTGGTGAAGGATCACGACAGCCTGGTCGGCTTGGCGAAGGGTGAGACGCTGTTCTTCAAGCCCAAGGTCTGGCAGAAAGTCGCCAACATCTAAAGCAAAAGCATCGCGGGCAAGCCCGCTCCCACAGGGGATTTGTGAACGACACAGATCAGTGGGAGCGGGCTTGCCCGCGATGGCGTCCTACGCTGCTGCGTTTTTCTGCCGCAAACGCACACCCCCCACTCGCGCCTCGATCTGCTCTTTTAGCTCATGCCGCATCCCGAGCAAAAACGCCAACTCAACCACCACAAACAACGGCCCGACAATCAACCCCGTCACATCATCGACAAACGCCGGTTTGCGCCCCTCGTAATGATGTCCGACAAACTGAATCGCCCAGCCCACCACAAACATCCCGATGCCGCTGGCCAGCCAGACCAGCGTACTTTGCTGCGCCAGAACCTGACCCGCCCAAATGCACAGACCGAGCAACACGGTCATCAACACCCCAAGACGCGCCTCCAGACGCAGGTAAAACCACGCCGATGCCATCGCGATCAGCACCGCGGGCGATATCCAGCCTGCGCCCCATTGCGGCCGCGACAGCAACACCGCGACCGCCACTACAATCAGCGGGATACCGATAAAGTGGCTGGCGATATTGCGCGGGTCACGGTGGTAGGCGGCGTATTGACTGAGATGGTCAACGAGGCTTTTCATTGTTATTCCTCCTGTAGGGTGATGGATGATGCGCCGGGTTTCATCTCTCGCTCTGTCAGCCAGGCGACAATCTCCAGGAGTTTTCATGGACATGCAGGTTTGGCGTTCGCGCCTGGATACGGGGCAGTGGTTCAGTCATTTACCTGTTCCCTTACAGGATAGTCTGCTGGCTGCGGCCCGGGTTCGGTGCCTGCCGTCGGGGCAACTGCTATTCAAACGCGGTGATCCGCCGTGCGGGCTGTACGCAGTGCTCGAAGGTTCGGTGCGCATTGGCGCCGTGAGCGAGAAGGGCAAGGAAGCACTGCTGAGCCTGGTGGAAGCGCCGCACTGGTTCGGCGAAATCTGCCTGTTCGATGGCCAGCCGCGAACCCACGATGCCTACGCCGTTGGCCAGTGCACGCTGTTGCACATCCCGCAGGCGACGCTGTTGAAATTGCTCGACCAACAACCGGTTTACTGGCGGCAACTGGCGTTGCTGATGAGCCACAAACTGCGCCTGACCTTCATCAATCTCGAACAGCTGAGTCTGATGCCAGCCCCGGCACGCTTGGCCCATCGCTTGTTGATGATCGCCGAGGGTTACGGTGAAATCGACCCGCCGCGCCGTGTTCTGCAACTGCCGCAGGAGCAACTGGCGTCGATGTTGTCGCTGTCGCGCCAGACCACCAACCAGCTCCTCAAGGATTTGCAGGGGCAAGGGATTCTGAATCTCAAGTATGGCGCGATCGAGATTCTGGATGCCGAGCGGTTGCGAGCGTTGGCGGTGATTTAAAAAATGATCGCCACGGTATTGGTGGGCTTTATCGGCGAACGCGCCTAGCCTGTGACGACGACAATCGAGGTGTGCCATGCGTGTGTTGCTAGTGGAAGACGAACCCGAGACCGCCAGTCTCCTGGCCAAAGGCCTGAGCGAAGCGAGTTACGCGGTGGATGTGGCGCTCAATGGCATGGACGGCCGGCGCTTTATCGAATCCGGCGAATACGAACTGATCATCCTCGACGTGATGCTGCCGGGGCTCAACGGCTGGCAGTTGCTGCAGCAGATCCGCAAGCTCGGCGACACACCCGTGCTGCTCCTCACCACCAAGGACGGCATCGAAGATCGCCTGCGCGGGCTGGAATTGCATGAGGATGATTACCTGCTCAAGCCGTTTGCCGTCAGTGAACTGGTGAAGCGGGTGCGCAAGCTGTTGCGGCGGGATCGCGGGCGCTGAAGGTTTGCTGCGTATGGATTACCGCCTTCGCGAGCAAGCCCGCGAAGAGGCCGGAACATACAAAACACCTTCCGGATCTGTCACCGCAACCCATCCCGAAACTGCCCCGGCGTCATCCCGGTCCAGCGTTTGAACGCACGACTGAAGCTGCTGGTGTCGGCGAAACCCAGCAGGTAACTGATTTCGCCCAACGAGCACAGCGGGTCGCGCAGGTGCAGCAGCGCCAGGTTTTCCCGACTTTCGTTGAGCAGCGTATCGAACCGACAACCTTCGTCCGCCAGGTGCCGTTGCAGGCTGCGTAGACTCAAATGCAGCGCCTGCGCGATGTGATCGGCCGACGGTTCGCCTTCGGGTAATTGCTCTTCAATGGCGTCGCGAACCTTGCGCTCCCAGGTCAGGGGTTTGAGTTGCGCCAGGGTGCGTTTGAGTACGGTTTCGTTGTGCTCGGCGAGTTCCGGGTTGGCGTCGTCCAGATGGCTGTCGAAGTCCGACAGAGCGAACTCCAGTCGGTCTTCATCAGCGTTGAAATACACCGGCGAGCGGAACACTTTGTGCCATTGATGCGGGTCGGCAGGTTCTGGACGGCGCAGGTAAACCGCCAGCGGAGCGTAGTCACGGCCAAGACGATTGCGGCAGGTGCGCACGTAAATCGCCGCGAAGGCATCGATGGCCTCGAAAGCTGGCGCGGGGTTGCCTTGGGGGATTTTCAGGCGGAAGCAGTAGCGATCCTCGGCGCGGATCAGCTCCAGATCCAGTGCGTTGCTGACCACTTGGTGATAACGCACGATGCGCTCGAAGACTTCCCGCAGGCTGCCGCTGGCCACCAACGCATAACCCAGCGCATGAAACGTGGTGGGGCTGACGAAACGCGACACCCGCAAGCCAATCGCCGGATCGCCGCTGACCTGTACCGCGATTTGCCACAGGCGCGTGGTACTGGACAAGGGGTAACGGGCGTTCGGGTCGTCCATCAACTGCGGGTCGAGCCCCGCCTGTTGGCACAGGGCGGTGCTGTCGAGCCCCAGCGCATCAAGCTGCTTGCGCAGGGCGCGGGTCCAGCTGGCGAGGGAGGTCGGTTCAGTCATGTCGATTGGCGCGTCCGGTCAACAGGTTGGCGTTCACGGCTACCGTTCAGTTAAGCATCGCAAGGCAGGATGCGAGCATCAATAACCAGAGGATGGAAGCATGGACGGTACTTCTGCAAGCCCCCAGCGACTGAATGCAGCACAGCGATCAGCGCATATTCGCCAGGTGGTATTGGCCAAGGGCGTCGAACTGCGTCAGCGCTACCCGATTCTCAACCATCAGGACGCCTTGGGCGCGGGCATTCTGGCCTTCGCCCTGGCCGGGATGATCGGGTCGGCAGTGCTCTACATCAACGGATACATGGCCTGGTGGGCATGCCTGTTGCTCAACGCGTTTTTCGCCTCGCTGACCCATGAGCTGGAGCATGACCTGATCCACAGCATGTATTTCCGCAAACAACGTGTGCCGCACAACCTGATGATGGGCCTGGTATGGCTGGCGCGACCGAGCACCATTAACCCCTGGATCCGCCGCCATTTGCACCTCAATCACCACAAGGTGTCCGGCACCGAAGCCGACATGGAAGAGCGGGCGATCACCAACGGTGAGCCCTGGGGCATCGCGCGGCTGTTGATGGTCGGCGACAACGTGATGTCGGCGTTCATCCGCATGCTGCGGGCCAAGACCTGGGCGCACAAGTTCAGCATTCTCAAGCGTACTCTGAAGGTTTATGCGCCGCTGGCGCTAGTGCATTGGGGGGCGTGGTACGTGTTCCTCGGTTTCCACGCCACCAACGGCATTGCGCATCTGTTGGGTGCGCCCATCGAATGGTCGGCGACGACATTGGCGGTGATGCAGGTGATCGACATTGCTGTCGTGGTGATCATCGGCCCGAACGTGTTGCGCACGTTCTGCCTGCATTTTGTCAGCTCGAACATGCACTACTACGGTGACGTGGAGCCGGGCAACGTGATTCAGCAGACTCAGGTGTTGAACCCTTGGTGGATGTGGCCGTTGCAGGCGTTCTGCTTCAATTTTGGCAGCAGCCACGGGATCCATCATTTTGTGGTGAAAGAGCCGTTTTACATCCGCCAGATGACCGTCCCGGTGGCGCATAAGGTGATGCGGGAGATGGGTGTGAGGTTCAATGACTTCGGGACGTTCGGGCGGGCGAACCGGTTTGTGACAATTTCTGACTTAGAACCAAGAGAATTAATGAGTACTTGAGTTTGGAATAAGTTATGAAGTGTTTGCATAGTGCTTATTGCATTTTTGTAGATAAATAGGGCCTTTCTTGCATGGACAAAGTTCAAGGGGCGAACCATGATCAGTGTCGTGAGTTTCCAGGAGGAAACTTGCTCTCAGCGGAAGACACTTATTTAAACGATAAAGGAAGTCGAACCATGTCGAGCATTAATGGTACTTATCTAAACTCCAACACTGGCGCCAAGCTGGTTATTACCGATGGCAACGATTCCAATGGCACATTCAGTGGCTCGTTCAGCCAAGGTGGTGTGAACTACGAAGTCAGTTATGGGCACTACCACTTTCAGAACAGCACCGGGCAACCGACCATCATCACCTTTACCGGTTTGAATGATGGCACTGGGTATCAGGCCTGGGCATTGTTCTCCCCGGACCACAACTATTCCCGACTACGGGCTGCGGGTTCGCGTAACAACTTTGATGGTGATGTAGTGTTGTTGGCAGGTGAGTTCGTCAAACAGTAAGCATTTGTTGTAATTGCCAACAGGCTGGTGCATTGGACAGTGCATCGGCCTGTTGTTGTTTGTGGGCGACATTTAATTAATGTTCGCTAAAGTATTGGATGGGTTTTTGGCGGTATTCGGCTTCGGTTCTATCGTAAACCCATACCTTCTACGAATAATTTCAATGCTGAAAAGCATCGCCATTCGCCTGTTTGGCTACAAGCTTTGTACGACGTGGCCTTAGCGAGTCTGACGGATTTCGATATTCCATTCGGGAATATCTATAATTTTAAATATTACTTTGAGAGATAAGCGTCTGGCGCAATGATGCATCCATGTCAGGTCGGACCTGTCGGGTTTTTCCAAAGAGATCACAGGGGGCCAAGCAGGGTGATGTTGCCTTGGACGACTGGGTCAGCGTACCCATTGATTTCAAAATTCATTAAACCGAAACCTTTTTTGCGCGAAACGTTTACACGAGGAATTCACCATGACTCTCCACTTGAATCCACCGAAAACGCGGTGATATGGCTGCTGCTCGCCGTTCATTAGGTTGTTCGGCAAGGTCGCGACTCATGGGATTACCACGTTGTCGGTGATTACCGCGCACTAACAGATTTACGATTTCCGGGGCCGTCTCCTTGGCAGGGTGCGGCCCCTTTTTTTATTCCGGGCAAACACCAAACCCTGTGGGAGCGCATTTCATATTCTATTAAGGTCTTAATAAATAGCTTCTTATTCCTTAACGAATATAACTCTCCTCCCTATACTCGATCAGGAACAGACACGCAGCAGGAGAGCTCCCCCATGCGCAACGAATCAATTCGCTACCTGATTGTGCCGGGCTGGCAAGGATCGCCAGAAGATCATTGGCAAACCCATTGGCAGAATAGCCTGCCAAACAGTGCGCGGGTGGAGCAGGCCGACTGGCTGACACCTCGTCGCGAAGACTGGGTCGCGGCACTGGCCGAGGCGATTGCCGCCGACAGCACGCCGGTGATTCTGATCGCCCATAGCCTGGGTTGCATCACCGTTGCGCATTGGGCGGCGACTGCGCCTTTGCAGTTTTTGCGGCAGGTGCGCGGCGCCTTGCTGGTCGCGCCGGCGGACGTCGAGCGCCCGGCTTGCGCGCCAGCCCTGCGCAACTTCGCACCGATCCCGACCCATTTGTTGCCGTTCCCGAGTCAGGTCGTCAGCTCCGACAACGACAGCGCCGTGAGCGCGCCCCGAGCGCTTGAACTGGCGCGCCAGTGGGGTGCCGAGGCGGGGATTTTATCGGGGGCCGGGCATATCAACGTGAAGTCCGGTCACCAGCGCTGGGAACAGGGTTTTGCATACCTCTATCGTCTGCAAAACCGCATGGAGCAACACACCCTGCGTCGTGCTTGAACCCTTTCTTTTTTTAAAATCGCCCCCCGTCCCCCCGGCGGTTTTGGGCGGGAGTCTGCCATGAGTTTGCATGAAACCTTCGGTCAGCCGCTGCTGACCTTTCCCGATGCGGAAAAAAGCCCGCTGAGCATTCGCGCCAAGGCGTTGGTGTTCGTCGATCCGCGTTCCCGGCAGTTGCGCCAGGAGCTGGAACAACTGGCGCCACGTTCGATCTCGGTGTTGATCCGCGGTGAAACCGGCAGCGGTAAAGAACTGCTGGCGCGACACATCCATCGCGCCAGTGACCGCGGCGGGTTGTTCGTATCAGTCAATTGCGGGGCGATCAGCCCGACCTATGCCGATGCTGAACTGTTCGGCTATGCCGCCGGCAGTTACAGCGGTTCGGCCAGCAGTCGCGCCGGCTGGTTTGGTTCGGCCAATGGCGGCACGCTCTATCTGGACGAGATCGGCGACTTGCCACTACCCATCCAGATCAAATTGCTCGCAGCCCTGGAAAACCACGAAGTCACCCGCGTCGGCGCTCAGCAGCCAAGCCCGGTGGACGTGCGTCTGGTGGCCGCCACCAGTATCGATCTGGCCCAGGCGGTGGCGGCCGGGAAATTCCATGAGCGGCTTTATCACTACCTCAGCGAAGGCAAGCTCGAACTGCCGGCCTTGCGTGAACGGGTGGGCGATATTTTGTCGCTGGCCGAATACTTCCTCGGCATCTACAGCCAACGCCTCGACCTGCCGGTGCCATTGATCAACGAAGCCGCGCAGCATCTGCTGGAGCAGCACAGTTGGCCGGGCAACACCCGGGAACTGGAGAACGTCATTCACTTTGCGCTATTGGTGAGTACCGGCGATGAGATTTTGCCGGAGCATTTGAATCTGCCCGAGGCGCCCGTGTCGCTGCTACAGATCGAGCAGCAACTCAAACGGATTCTCGGCAACGGTTCCGCCGCCGAGAAAGACGCCTTGAAAAAACTGCTCAAAGACGCCGGGCTTCTGTAGGAGCGAAGCTTGCTCGCGAAGCAGGCGACTCGGTCTGCCCGGGAGGACTCAGGCGAGTTGGATCTGTATGAACAAAATGGAATATGAAAGTGAATAAAAGATATTGTTCGGGAATAAAAAATCCCGGTATTGTCCGCGTCACGCCAGCGATAGCACATCAATGGCACTCGTATTAATCAGCCGTCGTCGATGATGGCCGCGAATTTCGATAAGGACACTGCATGAAAAAGGTTCTGTTATTCACCGCGTTGGCGGCTGCCCTGACCGCGGGTCTGGCCCAGGCTGGCGAGAAACTGGTGGTTGCGGCGACGCCGGTTCCACATGCCGAGATTCTTGAATTGATCAAGCCAACCCTCGCCAAAGAAGGCGTGGACCTGGAGATCAAAGTCTTCACCGACTACGTTCAGCCGAACGTGCAGGTCGACCAGAAGCGTCTGGACGCCAACTACTTCCAGACCCTGCCGTACCTGAAAAGCTTCAACGAAGGCAAAGGCACTAACCTGGTGACCGTGATCGGCGTGCACGTCGAACCATTCGGCGGCTACTCGAAGAAAGTCAAAAGCCTGGCTGAGCTGAAAGACGGCGCAACCATCGCCATCCCGAACGAAGGCAGCAACAGTGGTCGTGCCCTGATCCTGCTGCAGAAGGCTGGCCTGATCGAGTTGAAAGACCCGAAAAACGCCGTGTCCACCCCGAAAGACATCGCCAAGAACCCGCACAACTTCAAGTTCAAGGAACTGGAATCGGCCATGCTGCCGCGTGTTCTGGACCAGGTTGATCTGGACATGATCAATACCAACTACGCGCTGGAAGCAGGTCTGAACCCGGCTAAAGATGCGTTGGTGATCGAAGGTGCCGATTCGCCTTACGTGAACTTCCTGGTGGCCCGTCCGGACAACAAGGACAGCGTCGCCATCCAGAAACTGGCCAAGGCTTTGACCAGTCCTGAAGTGAAAGCATTCATCGCCAAGAAATACAGCGGCGCGGTACTGCCGGCGTTCTGATTGACCGCAGTTTCTAATCCCTTCAAGGTTTCAACGCCGACGGCTAATACAGCGTCGGCGTGATCGTTCCCACGCTCTGCGTGGGAATGCCTCAACGGACGCTCCGCGTTCGGCTTTTGGATGGGACGCAGAGCGTCCGGGCTGCATTCCCACGCAGAGCGTGGGAACGATCAGATCACGGGCTTCCATAGGAGCGAAGCTTGCTCGCGAAGCAGGCGACTCGGTCGCCTGGAAGGACGCCTCGCTGGCAAGTCGGATCGCCGCACCGCTCGCTCCTACAGAGACTGCGTCTTCAACGCCTTGCGCAAGGCCACCAGCAATTTCACGATGTCCTGCGGATCCAGCCGCTGTGGCACGTTTACGTCAGCCATTTTTCTCTTCCTTGTGATGGTTCGGCCGGGAGTCTGGCCAAAAGCTGCACGTCCTTGGAGGGGTATTTTGAAAAAAAGATCCTTCCTACAGCGCAAAGAAAAATAGTCGTCCTCCCCAGTCTCGGCAAATCCGCAAGATAGTTTTTTGCGTGATATCAATATGCTTTAACGGTATTTAAACTCTTATTTTTATACCTTTAAAGTCGGGGCCTGCCGGGTAGTTATCCACTGTCCATGGACTGCGCCACCGTCGCTTACCGAGCGGCGTACAGGATGTGCAATGACCTTCGATTACGCTTTTATCCTCAGCACCCTGCCGGCGTTTCTCAAAGCCGT is a genomic window containing:
- a CDS encoding MetQ/NlpA family ABC transporter substrate-binding protein, translating into MKKVLLFTALAAALTAGLAQAGEKLVVAATPVPHAEILELIKPTLAKEGVDLEIKVFTDYVQPNVQVDQKRLDANYFQTLPYLKSFNEGKGTNLVTVIGVHVEPFGGYSKKVKSLAELKDGATIAIPNEGSNSGRALILLQKAGLIELKDPKNAVSTPKDIAKNPHNFKFKELESAMLPRVLDQVDLDMINTNYALEAGLNPAKDALVIEGADSPYVNFLVARPDNKDSVAIQKLAKALTSPEVKAFIAKKYSGAVLPAF